In Borreliella mayonii, the following proteins share a genomic window:
- a CDS encoding plasmid maintenance protein has product MEDFSNTTKSPTCHNKHQYKLISLTSTLDFLNKKDKKYTQKNILYYFNKNLKRNGLAPTTLRTMQNYLYKLEKVLKVTTNYYQHMGVNCGTEIYYKLKYPKKECYQKINKYFKEQKNSRFKSRVNNHFKDNVSKNSSVNSVECLNNKNNNTKEERKIKEIEKYQLRNYFNNCNFKTEEALSILYLNTDKDTKIEAINILKQNEIALIKKFNIKKSCIKEKQKKLKEILYNTRKKLEENGYNPKQLEINLQKVYENYKYKPHFIIENHKYSDLNNIKRKLEKSIERKKENSQQNYQNLKENIFNILIEQLKKETNIEILKPIIKKYLNKQKKIEYNKVFGIYHLELSEIIKNEKNSLATEEFSIKAV; this is encoded by the coding sequence ATGGAAGATTTTTCAAATACCACAAAAAGTCCAACTTGTCACAATAAACACCAATACAAATTAATATCTCTTACTTCAACACTAGATTTTCTAAACAAAAAAGATAAAAAATACACACAAAAAAACATACTTTATTATTTTAATAAAAATCTAAAAAGAAATGGTCTAGCTCCCACTACACTGAGAACAATGCAAAATTATCTTTACAAATTAGAAAAAGTGCTAAAAGTAACAACCAATTATTACCAACACATGGGTGTAAACTGTGGGACTGAAATTTACTATAAACTAAAGTATCCTAAAAAAGAGTGTTACCAGAAAATCAACAAATACTTTAAAGAGCAAAAAAACTCTAGATTTAAATCTAGAGTTAATAACCATTTTAAAGACAATGTTTCCAAAAATAGTAGTGTAAATTCAGTGGAGTGTTTAAATAATAAAAATAATAATACAAAAGAAGAAAGAAAGATTAAAGAAATAGAAAAATATCAACTAAGAAATTATTTCAATAATTGTAACTTTAAAACGGAAGAAGCTCTTTCTATTTTGTATTTAAATACTGATAAAGATACTAAGATTGAGGCAATAAATATCTTAAAACAAAATGAAATTGCCCTAATAAAAAAATTCAATATAAAAAAATCTTGTATAAAAGAAAAACAAAAAAAATTAAAAGAAATTCTATACAACACTAGGAAAAAATTAGAAGAAAACGGGTACAATCCTAAACAATTAGAAATAAATTTACAAAAAGTATACGAAAATTATAAATATAAGCCCCATTTTATTATTGAAAATCATAAATATAGCGATTTAAACAATATAAAGCGTAAATTAGAAAAGTCTATTGAAAGAAAAAAAGAAAATTCTCAACAAAATTATCAAAATTTAAAGGAAAATATTTTTAATATCCTTATTGAACAACTAAAAAAAGAAACAAATATTGAAATTTTAAAGCCAATTATCAAAAAATATTTGAATAAACAAAAGAAAATAGAATACAATAAAGTATTTGGTATATATCATCTTGAATTATCAGAAATAATAAAAAATGAAAAAAATTCTTTAGCCACAGAAGAATTTAGCATAAAGGCCGTATAA
- a CDS encoding ParA family protein yields MDNKKPKIITIASIKGGVGKSTSAIILATLLSKNNKVLLIDMDTQASITSYFYEKIEKLGINFTKFNIYEILKENVDIDSTIINVDNNLDLIPSYLTLHNFSEDKIEHKDFLLKTSLGTLYYKYDYIVIDTNPSLDVTLKNALLCSDYVIIPMTAEKWAVESLDLFNFFVRKLNLFLPIFLIITRFKKNRTHKTLFEILKTKDRFLGTISEREDLNRRIAENNNFDLNKDYIKEYENILEIFLKKI; encoded by the coding sequence ATGGATAATAAAAAACCTAAAATAATAACAATAGCGTCAATTAAGGGCGGTGTAGGTAAAAGCACAAGTGCGATAATTTTGGCGACTTTATTATCAAAAAATAATAAAGTTCTTTTAATTGATATGGATACTCAAGCATCTATTACCAGTTATTTTTACGAAAAAATAGAAAAACTAGGTATTAATTTTACCAAATTTAATATTTATGAGATTTTGAAAGAAAATGTAGATATCGATAGTACCATTATAAATGTAGATAATAATCTTGATCTTATACCTAGCTATCTTACGCTACATAATTTTAGTGAAGATAAAATCGAACATAAAGATTTTTTGTTAAAAACCAGCCTGGGAACTTTGTATTATAAATATGACTATATAGTAATCGATACAAATCCCAGTTTAGATGTTACGTTAAAAAATGCTCTTTTATGTAGTGACTATGTAATAATTCCAATGACGGCTGAAAAGTGGGCAGTGGAAAGTTTAGATTTATTTAATTTCTTTGTAAGAAAATTAAATTTATTTTTACCTATATTTTTGATAATAACAAGATTTAAAAAAAATAGAACACATAAAACATTATTTGAAATATTAAAAACAAAAGATAGATTTTTAGGAACAATATCTGAAAGAGAAGACTTAAATAGACGAATAGCAGAAAATAATAATTTTGATTTAAATAAAGATTATATAAAAGAATATGAAAATATTTTAGAAATTTTTTTAAAAAAAATATAA